TTTGGATATGCGGTTTGTCCGGCCGATCCGCTGGCTGTTGTGTCTGTATGGCCGCGATATTGTGCCGTTTACCGTTGCCGGGGTGCATACGGGGAATACGACCCGTGGTCATCGCTTTCTCAGTAAGGGTGAGATTGTGGTGCAATCTGCCGATGATTATTTTACCAAGCTGGCGGAAGGCCATGTGATGGTTGATCCGGAGATTCGCCGCAGGGTTATTCGGGAACAGGTGGAAAAGATAGCGATCGGGCAAGGCGGAACGGCGGCGATTGACGAGGATTTATTGGAGGAAATTGTTTATTTAGTGGAATATCCGACTGCTTTATGCGGCCGGTTTGAAGAGAAGTACCTAAAGCTGCCGCCGGAAGCCGTGATAACGCCGATGCGGGAACATCAGCGCTATTTTCCGGTTGTGTCGAAGGCAGGAAAACTGCTGCCTTATTTTATTACTGTACGCAACGGCGGCGCCGACTATATCGACATTGTGCGGCATGGTAATGAACGGGTGCTGCGGGCCCGGCTGGCCGACGCCCAGTTTTTCTTTGAAGAGGATCAGAAAGTTCCCTTAGCTCAGCGGGTGGAGAAATTGAAAACAATCGTGTTTCAGGAAGGATTGGGTACGTTATACGATAAAACCAGCCGCATAGAGAAACTGGCGGACAGAATTGCTGAAATCACCGGTGCCGACAGCAGCTTGCGCGGTATAGTCGCCCGTGGGGCTAAATTGTCCAAGACTGATTTGGTGACGGGAATGGTTTGTGAATTTACGGAACTGCAAGGAGTTATGGGACGGGAATATGCCCTTTTGAACGGGGAAGAGAGTGCAGTCGCCCAAGCCATTTTCGAACATTATTTACCTCGGTTTGCCGGCGACGTGCTGCCGGCGTCGCCGGCAGGCAGGGCGATCAGCATTGCCGATAAAATTGATAATATTGTGGCTACTTTCAGCCGCGGCTTAATTCCCAGCGGCTCTCAGGACCCCTATGCTTTGCGTCGTCAGGCCCTGGGAATTGTAAATATTTTAATTGACGCAAACTATCATATTTCATTAAGTGAAGTAATAAAATATGCTATGGAGCTGCTTGACATCCGTGAGGCAAAACAGCAGGCCGGATTACTTGAAGAAATTCAGGGATTTTTCCGCCTGCGGCTCAAAAATGTTTTAGCGGACGAAGCCGTGCGCTATGATATGGTTGATGCGGTGATGGCGGTTGGCACCGACGATCTGTATGACAGCTGGCTGCGGGCGAAAGCAATGAAGGCCGAGGGCAGTACGCCTGTCATGGAAAAAACGGTGCAGGCTTTTAACCGGGCGGGGAATCTGGCGAAAAATGCTGCTGCTGACAGCACCGTCGACAGCTCATTATTTACTGACGAGGCGGAACACGTTTTGTATAATGCACTTACCGCCGCCCGTCAATCCATTGACGACAAGACAAGAGAAAAGGATTATGCCGGCGTTTTTCCTGTCTTAGCCGGGTTAAACGCTCCGATTAATGCTTTTTTTGCAGCGGTGATGGTTATGGATAAGGACGAAGCGATTCGCCGCAATCGGCTGGCGCTGTTAAAAGCAATTGTCGGCCTGACAGGGAAACTGGCGGATTTAAGCAAAATAGTTTAGTAAATATGCAATAAAAAACCTGTACGTTACGTACAGGTTTTTTATATTCTTTTCAATCCGTTAAAGGAATTAAAAAATTTTTAGCGTATCC
This genomic window from Veillonellales bacterium contains:
- the glyS gene encoding glycine--tRNA ligase subunit beta, translated to MPQDLLLEIGTEEIPARFMPGILVQLRSLAAEKLEEGRIQYEAVQTVGTPRRMTLIVREVAGQQADKKSENKGPSVKIAFDDKGAPTKAAHGFARGQGLDVSHLVEKDGYVYAMVHEAGRAVAELLPDLLQDIIHSLSFPKNMRWGSLDMRFVRPIRWLLCLYGRDIVPFTVAGVHTGNTTRGHRFLSKGEIVVQSADDYFTKLAEGHVMVDPEIRRRVIREQVEKIAIGQGGTAAIDEDLLEEIVYLVEYPTALCGRFEEKYLKLPPEAVITPMREHQRYFPVVSKAGKLLPYFITVRNGGADYIDIVRHGNERVLRARLADAQFFFEEDQKVPLAQRVEKLKTIVFQEGLGTLYDKTSRIEKLADRIAEITGADSSLRGIVARGAKLSKTDLVTGMVCEFTELQGVMGREYALLNGEESAVAQAIFEHYLPRFAGDVLPASPAGRAISIADKIDNIVATFSRGLIPSGSQDPYALRRQALGIVNILIDANYHISLSEVIKYAMELLDIREAKQQAGLLEEIQGFFRLRLKNVLADEAVRYDMVDAVMAVGTDDLYDSWLRAKAMKAEGSTPVMEKTVQAFNRAGNLAKNAAADSTVDSSLFTDEAEHVLYNALTAARQSIDDKTREKDYAGVFPVLAGLNAPINAFFAAVMVMDKDEAIRRNRLALLKAIVGLTGKLADLSKIV